In Solanum stenotomum isolate F172 chromosome 6, ASM1918654v1, whole genome shotgun sequence, one DNA window encodes the following:
- the LOC125867313 gene encoding flavin-containing monooxygenase FMO GS-OX5-like, with amino-acid sequence MAESRRVAVIGAGASGLVTARELRREGHRVVVFEKSNQLGGLWVYNPRVETDLLSLDPNREIIHSSLYKSLRTNLPRQLMSFSDYSFDCAENVNRLNFPGHEEVLKFLNEFAKDFGINELIRFNTEVVRVAPVEFGGNRWIVESKSEELSSEEVFDSVVICNGHHTTPRIANIPGINNWPGKQIHSHNYQVPEPFKDQIVVVIGDGPSGHDISRDIATVAKQVHLTKRSSEIEVSKLDNYANLWNQEKIDHVDENGEVTFIDGSSIHADIILHCTGYKYDFPFLETNGIVSVDDENRAVGPLYKHVFPPKLSPCLSFGGIPYQAIVFLMFELQAKWIAQVLSGKVLLPTEEEMLADVEDHNRQLEEAGIPKRHTHRLHPTEIEYIDWLAARVEMPPIDDGLTEMYWSIYKFVGQVGWSGYRDLWNF; translated from the exons ATGGCGGAGTCCCGGAGAGTGGCAGTGATCGGAGCCGGCGCATCCGGTCTTGTGACGGCGCGTGAGCTACGAAGAGAAGGTCACCGAGTTGTAGTGTTCGAGAAATCGAACCAACTGGGTGGTCTATGGGTTTACAATCCTCGAGTTGAGACCGATCTACTCAGTCTCGATCCAAACAGAGAAATTATTCATAGCAGTCTTTACAAATCTCTTCGAACAAATCTTCCTCGACAACTCATGAGTTTCAGCGATTACTCTTTCGATTGTGCAGAAAATGTGAACCGATTGAACTTTCCTGGGCACGAAGAAGTATTGAAGTTTTTGAATGAGTTCGCTAAGGATTTTGGGATCAATGAGTTGATCCGATTCAACACAGAGGTCGTACGAGTTGCGCCGGTTGAATTTGGGGGAAATCGTTGGATCGTTGAATCGAAATCGGAGGAGTTAAGTTCAGAAGAGGTGTTTGATTCTGTAGTGATTTGTAATGGTCACCATACAACACCCAGAATTGCAAACATTCCAG GTATAAACAATTGGCCTGGAAAACAAATACATAGCCACAATTATCAAGTTCCTGAGCCATTTAAGGATCAG ATTGTAGTTGTAATTGGAGATGGACCAAGTGGACATGATATTTCCAGAGATATTGCTACTGTCGCCAAGCAAGTTCATCTCACAAAAAGATCTTCTGAAATTGAAGTTTCAAAACTGGACAATTATGCAAATCTATGGAACCAAGAAAAG ATTGatcatgttgatgaaaatggTGAAGTGACTTTCATAGATGGATCATCCATTCATGCTGATATCATTCTCCACTGTACAGG ATACAAATATGATTTCCCATTTCTTGAAACCAATGGAATTGTAAGTGTAGATGATGAGAACCGTGCTGTTGGACCACTATACAAACATGTCTTTCCTCCAAAGCTTTCTCCATGCCTCTCCTTTGGTGGTATACCTTATCAG GCAATTGTGTTTCTCATGTTTGAATTACAAGCCAAATGGATTGCACAAGTTTTATCTGGAAAAGTGCTTTTACCAACAGAGGAGGAGATGTTGGCCGATGTTGAGGATCATAACAGGCAACTTGAGGAAGCCGGCATCCCAAAACGCCACACACATCGTCTTCACCCTACCGAG ATAGAGTACATTGATTGGTTAGCAGCTCGAGTGGAAATGCCACCAATTGATGATGGCCTAACtgaaatgtattggagtatttaCAAATTTGTTGGTCAAGTTGGGTGGAGTGGCTATAGGGATTTGTGGAACTTCTaa